A region from the Citrobacter telavivensis genome encodes:
- a CDS encoding PTS fructose transporter subunit IIA yields MTTTQPLPEILLLTHGGWGQQLCNSLRMVMGEIKGVTEIALMPVDTLGEFYQRVEDVVKTMPDGSLILTDFVGGTTSNVAARLSADYPVAVVSGLNASLLLEALDRREHGSLTLCVSELVEAGRSSCLDVVAHVRQLQQSQ; encoded by the coding sequence TTGACTACCACTCAACCGTTGCCCGAAATTCTGCTGCTCACGCATGGTGGCTGGGGACAACAGCTCTGTAACAGCCTGCGTATGGTGATGGGCGAAATTAAAGGCGTGACGGAAATTGCACTGATGCCCGTCGATACGCTGGGCGAGTTTTATCAGCGTGTCGAGGACGTGGTGAAAACCATGCCGGACGGCTCGCTTATTCTGACCGATTTTGTTGGCGGTACGACGTCCAATGTGGCAGCGCGACTGAGCGCGGATTATCCGGTGGCGGTCGTTTCCGGGTTGAACGCGTCGCTACTGCTGGAAGCGCTGGACAGACGTGAACACGGTTCGTTGACCCTCTGCGTCAGTGAACTGGTGGAAGCCGGACGCAGCAGTTGCCTGGACGTTGTCGCTCATGTCCGTCAATTACAACAATCACAATAA
- the dagR gene encoding transcriptional regulator DagR, translated as MRRIEIVLGELERLTRGLDRADLAQETAFTAEAIGFNLGLARNSVSKDLNQLWNDGLAIKSRGRPVFFLHRQTLETLLGRKLESSEREVRSVADLLPQAENTGGDDPFTGLIGYDRSLRDAVEKGRAAVLYPQGLHVLLTGPSGVGKTFFAELMHRFACEQAAGSPPPLVYFNCAEYAHNPELLSSHLFGHRQGAFTGASENKPGLVEQADGGYLLLDEVHRLPYEGQEKLFSILDKGEYRPLGSSATARPISVRLICATTEPVSSSLLRTFQRRIQVSIDLPGIRQRSIEEQVELIVGFLQRESRKIERTVSIDKTLLLWLLNKPLEGNIGQLKSDIQFLCAQAWASGMTEHNDTLQLDKRLAEIPFHATPEQRLLVDALFEGKERLNIDARTLPALKTSLATGAEIEESDLFYSFLTREYVNLRNSNVPPAETLAILKNKLSSIFEYGLYSRDSVAHPPRYGDQIEERVTLLIGCVEQVLGFTLPENLVNPLRKHFLALIGYVQRGLIPQLYSSSLILDRCKDEYDNATLLCRKINELLHIQCPATEVVWLCLFLKECRHYRQRIDASPDCGVILVAHGATTATSMAQYVNRVLERDLFSAVDMPFEQSVHDTLETLTQIIQTQRYQRLILMVDIGSLVHFGSTISKLFQIDVLLMPNITLTSLLEIGLDLSYETSDLPQLAALMQSKNIPCQLCTPQQENGGKVLVISCITGMGTAEKIKKVLEESFGELMSQDTRMVILDYNDVRSLERVQQALNANERLAGIVGTFQPGLPDIPFISLEELFSEQGPKLVLSLLTPDLSSAERRLEMERSAMRFISALTMESIINHISVLNPQRILKEMEGVLNHLTTTLSLKPSRQVTLRFLIHCCCMVERIVINRKPLQMALENKPNLDPRAFSVIKSAFLPIEEAYAIRLSDAEYFYIYELLYS; from the coding sequence ATGAGACGGATTGAGATCGTACTGGGAGAGCTTGAAAGGCTGACGCGTGGGCTGGATCGTGCCGATTTGGCGCAGGAAACGGCGTTCACGGCGGAGGCGATTGGCTTTAACCTGGGGCTGGCGCGCAACTCGGTCAGTAAAGATCTCAATCAGCTGTGGAACGATGGTCTGGCGATTAAAAGCCGGGGACGTCCGGTGTTCTTCCTGCACAGACAGACGCTGGAGACGTTGCTGGGGCGCAAGCTGGAGAGTAGCGAGCGCGAAGTGCGCTCGGTGGCCGACCTGCTTCCGCAAGCGGAAAATACGGGCGGTGACGATCCTTTCACCGGTCTGATTGGCTACGATCGCAGCCTGCGTGACGCCGTAGAAAAAGGCCGTGCCGCCGTGCTCTATCCGCAGGGCCTGCATGTGTTGCTGACCGGGCCGTCCGGCGTAGGGAAAACCTTTTTTGCCGAACTGATGCACCGCTTTGCCTGCGAACAAGCCGCCGGTTCCCCGCCGCCGCTGGTCTATTTTAACTGCGCCGAGTACGCCCATAACCCGGAACTGCTCTCTTCGCACCTGTTTGGCCATCGTCAGGGGGCCTTCACCGGTGCGAGCGAGAATAAACCCGGTCTGGTCGAGCAGGCGGACGGCGGCTATTTGCTGCTCGACGAAGTGCATCGCCTGCCCTACGAAGGACAGGAGAAACTATTTTCTATTCTCGATAAGGGCGAGTACCGTCCGCTGGGATCCAGCGCCACGGCGCGTCCAATCTCGGTTCGTCTGATTTGCGCGACCACGGAACCGGTGAGTTCATCGCTGTTGCGCACCTTCCAACGACGAATTCAGGTGAGCATCGACTTGCCGGGGATTCGTCAGCGATCGATTGAGGAACAGGTGGAGCTGATCGTCGGTTTTTTGCAGCGTGAAAGTCGCAAAATCGAGCGTACGGTCAGCATCGACAAAACGCTGTTGCTCTGGCTGTTGAACAAACCGCTGGAGGGCAACATTGGTCAGTTGAAGAGCGATATCCAGTTCTTGTGCGCCCAGGCGTGGGCATCGGGGATGACGGAACATAACGACACGCTACAGCTGGATAAACGGCTGGCGGAGATACCGTTCCATGCCACGCCGGAACAACGTCTGCTGGTCGACGCGCTGTTTGAAGGAAAAGAGCGGCTGAACATTGATGCGCGTACGCTGCCGGCGCTGAAAACCTCACTGGCGACCGGGGCGGAAATCGAAGAGAGCGATCTCTTTTACAGCTTCCTGACCCGTGAATATGTCAATCTGCGCAACAGTAATGTCCCGCCGGCGGAAACGCTGGCTATCCTGAAAAACAAGCTCAGTTCAATCTTCGAATATGGCCTCTACAGCCGCGATAGCGTGGCGCATCCGCCGCGCTATGGCGATCAAATTGAAGAACGCGTGACGCTACTGATCGGCTGCGTGGAGCAGGTGCTGGGCTTTACGCTGCCGGAAAATCTGGTGAATCCGCTGCGCAAGCACTTCCTGGCGCTGATTGGCTATGTCCAGCGCGGACTGATTCCGCAGCTCTACTCTTCCAGCCTGATCCTCGACCGCTGCAAGGATGAATACGATAACGCCACGCTGTTGTGCCGGAAAATCAATGAACTGCTGCATATTCAGTGCCCGGCGACGGAAGTGGTCTGGCTGTGTCTGTTCCTGAAAGAGTGCCGTCACTACCGCCAGCGCATTGATGCCAGCCCGGACTGCGGCGTGATCCTCGTCGCGCACGGCGCAACCACCGCGACCAGCATGGCGCAGTACGTCAACCGCGTACTGGAACGCGATCTGTTCAGCGCGGTCGACATGCCGTTTGAGCAGTCGGTGCATGACACGCTGGAAACGCTAACCCAGATTATTCAGACCCAACGCTATCAGCGGCTGATTCTGATGGTCGATATTGGTTCACTGGTGCATTTCGGCAGTACGATCAGCAAGTTATTTCAGATAGACGTACTGTTAATGCCCAACATCACGCTGACCAGCCTGCTGGAGATCGGGCTGGATTTAAGCTACGAAACCAGCGACCTGCCCCAGCTTGCGGCGCTCATGCAGAGCAAAAACATCCCCTGTCAGCTGTGTACCCCGCAGCAGGAAAACGGCGGCAAAGTGCTGGTTATCTCCTGCATTACCGGTATGGGTACGGCGGAAAAAATTAAAAAAGTGCTTGAGGAGAGCTTTGGCGAACTGATGTCGCAGGACACGCGAATGGTTATTCTCGATTACAACGACGTGCGCAGCCTCGAACGCGTCCAGCAGGCGCTGAACGCCAATGAGCGACTGGCGGGAATTGTCGGTACTTTCCAGCCGGGGCTGCCGGATATTCCGTTTATCTCGTTGGAAGAACTGTTCTCAGAGCAGGGGCCAAAACTGGTGTTAAGTCTGCTGACGCCGGATCTCTCCAGCGCCGAACGCCGTCTGGAGATGGAGCGCAGTGCCATGCGTTTTATCAGCGCGCTGACCATGGAGAGCATTATTAACCATATTTCGGTGCTCAATCCGCAGCGCATTCTCAAGGAGATGGAGGGCGTGCTTAACCACCTGACGACCACGCTTTCCCTGAAACCGAGTCGCCAGGTGACACTACGCTTCCTGATCCACTGCTGTTGCATGGTTGAGCGTATCGTGATCAACCGTAAACCGTTACAGATGGCGCTGGAAAACAAACCGAATCTCGATCCCCGCGCGTTTAGTGTCATTAAATCTGCGTTTCTGCCCATTGAAGAGGCCTATGCCATCCGTTTATCGGATGCGGAATATTTTTATATCTACGAACTGCTTTATAGCTGA
- a CDS encoding GNAT family N-acetyltransferase has protein sequence MQIQITDTVTEDDQNALLAGLRAYNFQFLKTRNFGDLAVYWRDEQQDIRGGLIGKIKGEWLSIDFLWMHESLRKGGYGSQLIQAAEHAARERGCLHALVDTLSFQALPFYQKNGYQLQLTLDDFPEKGAARHYLSKTF, from the coding sequence GTGCAGATACAGATTACAGATACCGTTACCGAAGACGATCAAAACGCGCTGCTTGCTGGACTGCGTGCCTACAATTTCCAGTTTCTGAAAACGAGGAATTTTGGCGATCTGGCGGTTTACTGGCGTGACGAGCAGCAGGACATTCGCGGTGGATTGATTGGCAAAATCAAAGGGGAATGGCTGAGCATTGATTTTTTATGGATGCATGAGTCCCTGCGCAAAGGCGGTTACGGCAGTCAACTGATCCAGGCTGCAGAGCACGCCGCTCGCGAGAGAGGTTGTCTCCATGCGCTGGTCGATACCCTGAGTTTTCAGGCGCTGCCGTTCTATCAGAAGAACGGTTATCAACTGCAATTGACCCTCGATGACTTCCCGGAAAAAGGGGCCGCCCGGCATTATTTATCGAAAACATTTTGA
- a CDS encoding LacI family DNA-binding transcriptional regulator yields MSTINDVSRLAGVSKATVSRVLSGSRGVKEASRLAVLKAVDELNYRPNVIAQSLLSQSTGCIGVICAQDNINQTTGYLYALEKHLSQHQKHLLLRFANTKAEVMSALDELSCGLCDDVLIIGARFPLHITQENVILVDCLEAGDDVTSIQFDHTFATETACNYLISQNRRQIALIHPEGMGFCEQVLLGYKHALEKNFLPFNRNLVFMEATSSSVALQELLNNASTLNFNALLVADEQQAQRVIPQLQAFNKSVPEDIMIFSLAGSLHLPGIPTIPAIEYSMDAMAARIVSWLNEKTQSMLGSYVLRGDLIIPDVRQR; encoded by the coding sequence ATGTCTACTATCAACGATGTATCGCGTTTGGCTGGCGTGTCTAAAGCCACGGTGTCGCGCGTGTTGAGCGGATCGCGTGGTGTGAAGGAAGCCAGTCGTCTTGCCGTGTTAAAGGCGGTGGATGAGCTGAACTATCGTCCGAATGTGATTGCCCAGTCGCTGCTCAGTCAGTCCACCGGCTGCATAGGCGTGATTTGCGCGCAGGACAACATCAACCAGACGACGGGCTACCTTTACGCGCTGGAAAAGCACCTGAGTCAGCATCAGAAACATTTGTTGCTTCGTTTCGCCAATACCAAAGCGGAGGTGATGAGCGCCCTCGATGAGTTAAGCTGCGGCTTGTGTGACGATGTGCTGATTATTGGTGCGCGTTTTCCGCTGCATATCACGCAGGAGAACGTCATTCTGGTGGACTGTCTGGAGGCAGGCGACGACGTGACCAGCATTCAGTTTGACCACACCTTTGCCACCGAAACGGCCTGTAACTATCTGATTAGCCAAAATCGTCGGCAGATAGCCCTCATCCATCCTGAAGGCATGGGGTTCTGCGAACAGGTGCTGCTCGGTTACAAACATGCGCTGGAGAAGAACTTCCTGCCGTTTAATCGCAACCTGGTCTTTATGGAAGCGACCTCTTCCTCGGTGGCGTTACAGGAGCTGTTAAATAACGCTTCCACGCTTAACTTTAACGCGCTGCTGGTGGCGGATGAGCAGCAGGCTCAGCGGGTGATCCCGCAATTGCAGGCGTTTAATAAGTCGGTTCCGGAAGACATTATGATCTTCAGCCTCGCCGGCTCGCTGCATCTGCCGGGGATCCCGACCATCCCGGCAATCGAATACTCTATGGATGCGATGGCGGCGCGGATTGTCAGTTGGCTGAACGAAAAAACGCAAAGTATGTTGGGATCGTATGTGCTGCGCGGCGACTTAATCATCCCGGATGTGCGTCAGCGGTAA
- a CDS encoding PTS sugar transporter subunit IIB, which translates to MFRIMLCCSAGMSTSLLVRKMVEAAEERKLPVQIDAYGVSEFDIQFPNYQVVLLGPQVKYMLNTLSEKAATQNIPVKAIDMQDYGMQRGDKVLDFALSLIEAAH; encoded by the coding sequence ATGTTCAGGATTATGTTGTGTTGCTCTGCAGGGATGTCCACCAGTCTGCTGGTTCGTAAAATGGTCGAAGCCGCAGAAGAGCGGAAGCTGCCAGTACAAATTGATGCATATGGCGTTTCCGAATTTGACATTCAGTTTCCAAACTACCAGGTGGTGTTACTTGGCCCCCAGGTAAAATACATGCTTAACACGCTCTCAGAGAAGGCTGCCACCCAAAACATCCCCGTAAAAGCCATTGATATGCAGGATTACGGAATGCAACGCGGTGACAAGGTGCTGGATTTTGCTCTGTCGCTGATTGAAGCGGCACATTAG